A single Silvibacterium dinghuense DNA region contains:
- a CDS encoding TIGR03435 family protein: MGAFILFPGALLIAQSGSGDTTSADQAGPAFEVATIRQANRGDGRHWFGTKLDNSDRFQTSAMSLTGLVYEAYMIPPAQNKVEIDHGVPDWVNSVEYDITAKIENSYMKDWDRLSYEQRMNVIRPMLQALLAERFHLRLRTEDRMTPVYVLVQAKGGAHVKEVSAPEPVKGDEEEAQKRWADEHPNGVYPGVIMCTGEKCIAHAVKISTSIGQISANAHSDRMVIDETGLKGYYDFSIPYPDKADEFPMHTVEEALGMKFESRSVPIQTYVIVSAEKPAMDGVDNPPPTR; encoded by the coding sequence ATGGGCGCGTTCATCTTGTTCCCGGGAGCGCTCCTCATAGCACAGAGCGGTTCGGGCGACACCACAAGTGCAGACCAGGCCGGACCGGCCTTTGAGGTGGCTACGATCCGCCAGGCGAATCGTGGGGACGGCCGCCACTGGTTCGGCACGAAACTGGATAACTCCGATCGCTTCCAGACTTCGGCCATGTCCTTGACCGGGCTGGTGTATGAGGCCTACATGATTCCGCCCGCGCAGAATAAGGTGGAGATCGATCACGGGGTTCCGGACTGGGTCAACTCGGTGGAATACGACATTACGGCAAAAATCGAAAACTCGTACATGAAGGACTGGGACAGGCTCTCCTATGAGCAACGGATGAACGTGATCCGGCCGATGCTGCAGGCACTTCTGGCCGAGCGCTTTCATCTCAGGCTCCGCACGGAAGACCGTATGACCCCGGTTTATGTATTAGTACAGGCCAAGGGCGGAGCACATGTAAAAGAAGTTTCAGCTCCCGAGCCAGTGAAGGGCGATGAAGAAGAAGCTCAGAAGCGCTGGGCCGATGAACACCCGAATGGCGTCTATCCCGGGGTGATCATGTGTACGGGCGAAAAATGCATCGCACATGCAGTGAAGATCAGCACCTCTATCGGGCAAATCTCGGCCAACGCGCACTCGGACCGCATGGTCATCGATGAGACAGGGTTGAAGGGCTACTATGACTTCTCGATTCCCTATCCTGACAAGGCAGACGAGTTTCCCATGCACACTGTAGAAGAGGCGCTAGGAATGAAGTTCGAGTCGCGTTCCGTGCCCATCCAGACTTACGTGATTGTTTCGGCAGAGAAACCGGCCATGGATGGGGTGGACAATCCGCCACCCACCCGCTAA